Below is a genomic region from Molothrus ater isolate BHLD 08-10-18 breed brown headed cowbird chromosome 15, BPBGC_Mater_1.1, whole genome shotgun sequence.
TCTTGTGCTATAAAACCATATGTACATAAAGACATCATAATGTGGGTTTTGTCCCTTTGTAgcttcctttattttaaaatatcaagcAGTTTTGAGAACAGGGAATTTTTCTGTAAAACCCTGAACAATTTTAGAAATCACGTCTTTGGTACATAACAAATCAGATATTCCAGTTCTAGAATTAATTAACTAATATACATTTGATAACATTCACCCTCtctaaataaaacattaatatttattagTAAATTACTAATTAATAAAGTAAATTATCACTTTAAGTATGGCTTGAGTGAAACTGAGAAAAATGGTCCAGCTCTAGTATTCAGTGTAATAAATCCTCCTCTTATTTAGCATTCTGTTCTTGTTTTTTCCATCAAGATGTGAACCACTGTTTTTCATCCTTCTTTTAGGGAGCTCTTAACATAAATGACAGAACTATACCTCAGCCACCCCTTCTCCAGCTGTCAGTGGAGAAGTTGAGTAGGGATGGTGCTTATCTTATGGATGCTGGCTCTGTAAGTTGTGTGGTGGGGGGGATTTAAAAAAGTATCCAAGTTTACTTGGTGTGCTCTTTCTGAGAACCCAAAATATGTATAGGACTGCTGAGGTGTGTTTTGGGTTGGATTAATGTTGTTATTGATGGTGTCTTTCAGGTGATGTTTCTGTGGATTGGCAAGAACTGTGGGCAGGGTTTTATCAGCCAAGTCCTTGGAGTTCCAAATTATGGCTCAATACCACAGAATATGGTATGTGCTTGCTCTGCACATCAGTCATACATACAATGCTGCCAGAATATAATTTGCATGAGAATTAAAATACACTACTCAGCTATTAGCCCTCTAGTGGTATAGATCCAGAtccaaggaaagaaataattgctGTTACCTCTTGGAGTTTGTTCTCATGATGAGGACACAGTAGGAAGAGGCTGACAATTACTGAGTTTCTCAGACCTGTGGGAGCAGACTAAGAACACTTGCAAATAGTGAGCACAGTGGGTTAGTTAGTGGGAAATCTTTTAGTTTCTGCAACAAAGCAGGAATCAATCACAGCTCAGTCATCACCATTCTGACAGCTCATAAGAGTTTAGTGCTCTTGACTATTTCAAAAAAGACAAGACTGAAACTATACATCACAAAACGTATCTGTCTGGGTTTTCTTTATACCTAATGAGTTTGGCTAGTTGAAGTGTTccttttggtgtttttctgaaaaatttgtATTAATGAAACCCTTTGGCTTTTAGACACATCTCCCAGAACTCGAAACGGCAGAATCCATCAGAACACGAACTTTCATTTCTTGGCTGAGAGAACAGAGACCTTTCTTTCCTATACTATATATGATAAAGTAAGTGGGTTTTAAGAGtcttttttgcttcttcagCAACCTGTTAACAATACATACTTGGATATTATATACTGAACTTCCTTAATGGAATTCTTAACAATAGTGTGTGCTGTGCCTGACAGATTTGACTACAGATATGACTTATGAGTTGTCTCCAATTAGAATTTCAAAAGACTAAAAAAGACTAAATGTCACAGGAGAATCTTTAGGTAATGTCAGATAAATGAAGTAAATGCTGGTAAGAGTACTTATTAGGATTAATCACTACTAAAGGCTATTTGAGATCCTCTTTTCATATGTCCTTAAGCTTTTGAAATGTCTTGTCACTTGACCTGTGACTTTATTCATGCATGGTAGCCCTGACAAATGTTAATTCCACTCAAACacttatatttttgtttttaagggatGAGAGTCCATTGAAATCAAGTTTTCTGCAAAATATGATTGAAGACAGAACAGAATCAGCCTTATCATACTATGAATTCCTCCTTCATATACAGCAGCAAGTGAATAAATGAAACACTAGCCTTTGGCTTACTTCTTTAAGGAAAGATTTTGCAGTAAAGAATGATTGTGCTTGTAATATCTTCATTAAATCTGTGGCCTGAGGCAGTTGATGAGAAGTTCTCACTGTGATTTCAACGAACTAAAGCAAATAAAGGACCACATCTGAGAATCAAATGTGCAACTACATAATATtgtaccttaaaaaaaatcaaactgttGGAACTGGTTGAGCACCTTTAATTTGCTGCAAATCGTGTTTTTACTGTAAGTAGTTGCAGCATGAAGTACATTTACAAAGGCAATACTGAAAAGGTGAAAtacattttgtaaaataaagagTTCTTTGTTGTTCAAAATGTAtatttctgtaacttttttttgttttgtttttgtttttcttcttttttttgttgctgctaGATATAAAACCTCACAATACTGATCATGATTTGCAGGGAAATTCTTTCTAAGTGCATCCAGTGATTACAGACAGAGCATCTCAATGTTCAACTTAATGCTTAAAGTAGCAGTGAAAGAAGTGTTCATTGTGAAATGAACAAATGCTTGTGAAGTGTAGAATCCAGTGCTTGGATTGGATTATGGCTAATAGGACTAAAGGTAAGCTTAACCTGGATAAGGTGGCTGAAATTGTTGAAGCTTTTAATAAGTCAgtattctaattttaaaaacagtggGGAAGAGTGGGCCCTACATGAGACAGATTTTACAAAGTCATTGGCAGCAAAAGTAGACTAAGATAGATTGTAAGCTTTGCTTCTCTTCAGTAAAAGGAATagttttaatttctatttatgaATGGTGTGGGAGGGGAAGAGCAAGGAAGGTTATCTcagattttgtttggtttatgtTCAGTAGACTTTTGGCTCTTGTTTACTTTAAGTGAATGTTGGGCCCCTCAGATCTGGTGTGTTTCTGAAGCAAGTTTGTTGGCAGCACTTCAGACCAAATGTTGGTCTGCAACACTGAATATTCTGACATGAAAATTGGtaattatttttccaagaacaaaattattatATTGAATTTGAAGATTTGTATATGGTTGCAGACATGCCTGAAGTTTTCAAAGAAAGGGTTTTATGCTGCAGCTGTGTAATGAGCCCAGATCCAAGGCCAGTGTGCAccaaataaaagctttaaatatACTCTGAGATCCTGCCAGAGCTACAGATCAAAACTGACATCGGACTTGAAGTAGGAACTTatatacaaaaaatatttaaataattttatagagGTGTATTGAtaattcttctgttttcaagATTAAGCTGTCATTGATAGCTACCAATGTAAAAAGTATTTAAGTTACTGTATTCCAATGCCCATGGAATTGTTGCATATGGAAAAAtcttggtttgcttttttatttaataatggTAAACCTAAAGGTCTTTCAAAACTTCTTTCTGGGGCAGGTAACTAGAAGAGGTAAAACACTTGTGAGTGGTCAAATGTACTGTGCTTAGGATGTTTGGAGATACAAATGTCTGTAGGGTCAGCATTTGAGTAAACATTTGCTCCCATTTCAGGCTGTAGCTGCTTGTGATTGTCAGGATTTTCCTCACTTCAGGGGAGGAGTTCCTTGGGAGAGATTGTTCTTGAGCACAAGAAGCTGAAGTTCAGAACAATGCCTAAAACAGCATGAAAAGATTATTGTAGAACCAATTTAAGCTTCCCTGTCTGCTGCCTCTGTAGCAAACAGGAATATATTTACTTGAACTGCTTTTCAGAGAATTGCACAGTTTCTAGTCATAGTGAAGAGGtgtcttttaaattttgatagtctgatttttttttttttccccagggagggggaaaggggtCTCTTCGTTGAAATCATAAATGGAACCTCTGCACTTGCATAGGTTCTGCCCTAAACCTTGTGGTTTAGGTATATTATCACTCAGATGTTGAATTGAAAACCATCCTTGCATCAAATAGCCCACCCAAAGTCTATTTCTCACTATGACTGTATTTTGCTACTATATCCCTTTTTTTAAGAACCATAAATACTAGAAATGGTCTCGTTGCTTGATGTCCACCAGACCAATGGCTGAAGATGTCACTCTTTGTGGCAGCTGACAAGTTTGAAGTTGAGTCCCTAAGTTTTACAGAGCAAAACATGATAAATGAGTCAGATGAACCCTCTGGGAGTTCTCTTCACTTTGGAGGAAATTCTCTATTGAACTTTGTTCATTGATTCCCTTGCAGTGGGGAAGGCCTGCTGGTTCACTGCTACTGCTGTAATGGCAGTGCAGGGAACATGAACACACACACTACCTGTGACTGCTTTTTTACATACAATGGAAAAATGAGGACACTGAAGATGGACTGCTAAAGTAGGCAAGAGTGGTTCTGGTACTTAGATCTCAGCACCACAACTCCGCCAGTGTAAATGTGTGGTAAAGGTGTGTCTCTCTTTGTAGtcaaacactttttttaaaactgtttcttATTTTGACACATTAGTGTTCAGCCAACATTGTTACCATTCATTTTACTTTGCTTtcattattgtttttaaattaatatatttgagTCTAAGTCCACATAGGCTATGTTGCAATAACTAGAATGATTCAGTTTTatttagaattaatttcttaacAATTTAATCAAAGATGCAGAATGGTTTTTAAGTTAAGGGACCattaaatgtgattttaagGTTCTGTTTGCTATTATGGATGTAATCCTTaaagtaaatttaattttgtaaagTAGTGTATAATATTGTAATATTAAATCTTTGTTCTCTGAACTCAAAGATTTGATCTTCAGTATGAAGTTATAAATCTTCCCCCTTCTGAATTTGAGACAGGATTTACTTGTCCTCCTTTTTACAGTTTgtaattttcactgttttattCCTGTAAAAAGTCATTTATAACACATGCAAATGCTTATTTTATCTGTGCTAATTTATCAGATTTGGCTACtcaataaaattaattgaaagaACTCATGCCAGTTCATCACTCTTTTCTTATAAATAAAAGTAGAAGAATATATTTAATTGAGATAAATGCCGTGTTGGTCACAGGACGTAGCTAACAGTGATGGTTGGAATTTAGCCTTTAGCAGCATTCCAAGACGGTGatcaattttattttaggtAATCCTGTATCTTCATTTAACATCCCAttatttcagcagcttttttgTAAAAGCCATTCCATCTTAAtgcttgcaattttttttgagatgttgtcactgctgcctctggccCATCATAGATGAGTTAATGCATGAGCTTGGTACTCTGACTTCTGTATTTAACttgttttaaatacagaattctCTCATTTAATATTGTAGAAATATTAATTGGATTTGTCAgctctggtttttttcccagtgcacctaacactgccctgctgctgctgaactcCCCCATTGCTGTAGTGGCTGGGGGATCAGCGGGCACTGTCCTGGCACGGGGCTTTGAGAGTGGGGGCTCTGCAGGTCAGTCCCGTTCCCGGCAGCGCCCCCGGGCAGGGACTGCAGCGGTGCCAGGGCCGTGCAGGGCACTGGTGCTGAGGGGAGCCCTCTGTGTCCTGGGGCTGGTCAGGCGAGGGAAGAGTAACGCGGCAGTTTCACCACCTGGCACACCAGGAGGGGTGTACCGGACTTTTGGTGCACGTAAAGATGAACATTGTGCCAAACGATCTTAGTGGAAAGAAGCCAGCTCCGTGTTCGATAATGCCAGTGGCTCTGGCGTCCCGGAGCAGTGTTGTTGGTGTTTCCTCGGTGTGCCCGTCAGTCCCGCAGTGCCAGGGGCCGAGGCTGTCCCGAGTGTGCAGCAGGCCAGCCCCGCCCTGCCTCGGGGTGACCCCGCCACCCCGGTCCCCCGAGCGCCGCCATCGCCCCTGCCCGGCCTCGCACTGTGACGTCACTTCTGAGGCCGGGGCGGCCATCTTTAGTGCGGGCGCCGCGCCGTCAGAGAGGGGCGTggggggggctctgccagcGCGCCCggcccttctcctgcccctaCGTAAAATGGCGGCGCCCGCTTCAGCGGCTGGAGGCGGGCGGTGCCGGCGCCTGCGCGTTGTGCGGGGCGGGCCCGTGGTGCCGGGCCTGCGGTGCCGGGGATGGCGGACGGCAGCGCGGGAGGGGAGCCCACACCGCCGGGGCCCCCCGCGGGGCTCTCGGCGTCCCAGCGCCGCGCAGAGCTGCGCCGCAGGAAGCTGCTCATGAACTCGGAGGAGCGGATCAACCGCATCATGGGCTTCCACCGGCCCGCGGCGGGCAAGGGTGAGCCCCGTGGCGGGTGCGGCGGGGCTGTGtgagggctctggggctgcGGTGACGCCTCGGCCTCTCCGGCCGTGACCGCTGCCCGCGGTCCCCTGGTTGCCCGCAGGGACAGGGCCGGCTGGTTCCCCGGTCCCTCATAGGGATGCCTCAAGCATCACGACCTGCCCTGCTCCGCCAGGGACCCGCCCATAAAATCCCTGTGCCCTCAGAAAGGTCGGCACTCGGGCCCTAGATAGCGAGCATACAAGCTGTCGTTTCACTGCAAGTAGTATTTTTAGTTGAAGAAACGATGAGCCTCCCCCATGTTTTTAGTTAGTAGCTGCTGGCTTTCATAGCTGGCTTTTTATAGCAAAGTTATCTCACATTTGGATAGTGACATGGATGCTTGTGGTTGTTATGCAGAACCATTATTTTCTTGCAGAACCATATCTTAGGTAGCTCAGTTATATCTCTGTGCATTCTTCAAATGGGCTGTCTTCTCAGGAAGGAGTTCTCAGATTTCGGTTTACAAAGATGCCCATGAGCTGTGGATCAGTCTGATACTGAAAAGTACTCCTGAAGTGTCAGCTCTTGCTCTGTGCTAGGTCCAGACCGTTCTTGATTTGCCTTTTGTTCTCTGCCATCACCTCGTCTCTGGAAGATGGGTCTTCAGGCTTGATATAGAGCAGGTTAACACTGCTCTGCCTCTGACACTAGACAGGCAGCTAAAGTGCTTAAAGTGCTTCTGTTTGCTGATTTGTCAGGTATTCGTGCTCTTCTGGTTGATACActttctgcaaatatttgtcttttttttaatgtcagtcCATATATTTGGATCtttctgtttgtgtgtgcaGTGCTGTTGCTAAAGgaaattcagtgtttttaaTATCTCCATTGCTTCAACTTCTGACCTGCATTGCACAGCTTTATGTCTTGTGTCTGCTCCATGAAGAATGTCCCCTTTAATCATAAATCTGTCTTTTCCCTTGGGAAGCAGAGACCCAGGATCCTGACCCAGTATAGATGAAGTGTTGTTCCATGTACATGGCGTACATaactctgtttttatttttcttccctagaTGACGAAAGTCACACAGAATTAAAGCTTCAGCATGAGCAAGATAAATCAAACTCCCTTCCCATTCCTTCAGTTTCCAAGCGGGTTGTGCTTGGCGATTCCATGTGCAATGTGACAGGCTCGACCGACCACGCAGGCAGcatggcagagctcagaggggaCAAGGACTTGTTCGCTAAAGCCCCAGAGCTGGTCACCGAGGGGACGGGCGAGCTCCGGCAGCgtcacagggcagagctgccctccgAGGCTGCAGCACGGCCACCCAGACACGGCTTGGAGCAGTACCTGTCCAGGTTTGATGAGGCTCTGAAGCTGAGGAACCAGCTGATGAGCGAGAAGCCGAGCCAGGAGAACGGGAGCGCGGCGGAGGAGTTTGACTCCTTCCGCATTTTCAGATTGGTGGGGTGTGCCCTGCTCGCCGTCGCGGTCAGGGCTTTTGTGTGCAAGTACCTGGTGAGTTCAGGGACACAGTCCTGCTGGGgtgtgctgcttgctgcacatTCTTGGGAAATATCTGGGCCTGATTGGTAATGACCAAGGTGGGAATTTCAATATACAACACAAAAGTTGtataaaacctaaaaaaatcactgaattcTATGAGAATAATCTGCTACCAACACAGTCACTGTGTAACCACTGAGAGCATCACATTTGGTCTGTTGTGGTTCGGGAGCAGATGCACTGGAATAGCTTTTGCAGCTTAAATCCCCTGCAAGTTTATTCCCATCTTGGTGAGCATATGAGTCAGCTGCTCCTCTAGTTCAGGGTCTACAAAAGAATCAGAGTAAGAATGGAGTTCTCATCtgtggaagtgtccaaggccaggctggatggagcttgaagcaacctggtctcgtggaaagtgtccctgtccatgggtTTGGAATGAGATGTGTTTTCAGGTCACTTtcaacccaaataattctgtgttGCTAAGAATAATAGTTGTACCAAGGTAAGTAGATCCTACTCATTTATCAGCCTGGGAAAAGTAGTTCCTTGGTATTCCCAGTGCCTGCCAGAACAACAGCACAGAGGTGTGATGCAGGTACAGCCAtccagctcctgcatccctgggctcaGTTTTACACACTGGGCTCAGTTTTACATCCTGCTGTTCTCTTCTGCCCTTTCAGTTTTTAAGTCTCAAAGAATAGATGGCAGAACCTTATTTTTGGCATGTAACTTGTCTACTTAGACTTGTAGTGTTTGAGAACAACTTTGTtccacaaattaatttttacctACTACTTTTCTTTTATGCTTTGGAAGCATTAAATCTTTGTGTTTCTTAGCTATTCTGACCaagttaatttttatatattcttttctgttccttcaGTCGATATTCGCACCATTTCTTACTCTACAACTTGCTTACATGGGGCTGTCCAAGTACTTTccaaaggtaatttttttcccagaattaGATTAATTTGAAGTGTTTTCAATTTAAACTTGTGTTTAGATTGTATTGTTTTAGGACCAATGCATGTGAAGcatttttcccttgttttaaACTGTAGAGTTGAATGACCAGTGCTGATAGTTTATACTAGTTTTTAATCTTTCCAGATTTAGTCCAGGATCTTTTCTTAAAGTTGCAGTGAAAACATGGACTAGCAGCTTGTGTAGCTGTAGCCTAATTAAAAGTGTTTGTCCAGGAAGTTCTTTCATGTCTTCAGGAAACTTGCTTTTCTTCTAGACCATGTTTTTCCCTGGTTATTATTTGCTTTGCTAAGCAGCTGTTCTGCATATAATATCTGGATGAAATCTGGGAGAGTGTTTGCTAAAAAAATGAGGCAGAATGTTGAGTTTTAATGGCTCTGCATTCCACTGCTGGTATTGGTTTGAATGGCAGCTTGAAATGAGACATTTGTCTGTGTGTGAAACTTGCTGCTTATTAGCAAGATTTGCTATACTACTTGCTTTATATATTTACAACTGGTAATTGTTCCTGAAGCATTTGTTAGGTTGATGATTTTTTCAGGTCTGTGGGGCAGAGTGGGATTGAATGATGTTCAATCCAcagttaaaagggaaaatttgcATTCTAAAAGGAATAATAGATTACTTGtagaaaatcagaataaatcAGCAGTTGTTTTGTAGTTAAGTATATCATAATAGTCATTCTAAACTGATGTGTCACAACACAAAACAGTAAGTTTAGCCTTAGATTTGCACCAGCTCATCTGCTACATCATCTTGATCTTGTTTTTGGTGTACTTAAAATCCACTCTTCAGTTTCAGAATTCAAGAGGTGGCTCCTTTCCACAGCTTGCTTTTACTGCAGTTAGATGTGGGTGGTTGAGGTCAATCCCTTTGTTAACCTACATTTTTCTCCcatgaaacacagaaatattcttgaAAGACAAATTTAGActgcattaaattaaaatatccaCCAAGTATCATCAAATTATTAGAATTTTCAGCCACTGTCACTTTTCCTGCCTGTCAGACTTGCATCCTTGGGATTCCTCATCTTAAGGATGGAACAGCTTTCAAAAGGTTTTGGAGCATTTCTGAGTTCAGAGGCTAAAACTGCCAAATTAAGTTGTTCTAAACCAGAAACAGTTGGTTTTCAactctaaataattttttgttagAACACTTTAAAGTATTTATGgggttttgagcaacctggtctagtggaaggtgtctctgcccatagcaggggATTGGAAGGAAATGAGCATTATGGTCCCatccaactcaaaccattctaattctgggattctggttTTTTGCTAAATAGTGTGATGATGAGATTAATCCAGTTCTGACAGTGGAGAAGCCAGGCTTGGCTTCTTACACCTAGATTTCCCTTCTCTGGGAATGTTCCCACtcatgcaggagcagctgcccagcctcATATCTCAGCCTGCTGGGAGAAGTAGTGTGAATGAGGCAGAATAGCCAGGATGAATTTTATCACTGGTAGATCCATCACAGCAGGAATCTGTGTCTGGGATAAGGGCTGTGACTCCTGGAGTGTGTCTGGACAGAATCCATCCAAACCTGCTGCTCCTACCAAGGGATTTGGAACGTCTGAAATTGGCACAACATTGATGACACATAAAGCAGAATTGGATTAGGAGAACTAACGTGATactggtttttctttcctttccagtgTGAGAAGAAGGTGAAAACGACAGTACTGACTGCTGCTCTTCTCCTCTCTGGAATCCCTGCAGAAGTGATCAGTCGCTCCATGGACACCTACAGCAAAATGGGAGATGTTTTCACAGACCTTTGTGTctatttctttacttttatcTTTTGCCATGAACTTACTTTGGTTTTTGGCTCTGAAGCACCATGATGGCTGTAGAATTCCACACAGTAGCTACACTAAAGCTTTCTGGACTGTGTTCCTTTTAACATTTGACTGTGCAGGCAGGTCTAAACCTTCATGAAAATTCTTACCTTTGGAATGCTTGAAAGGGGCCTTAAATCCAGTAATTTTGGGAAAGGGAGAGCAGGGTCCCTGACTGCCAGTTGTGTTGGTTCAGTTTATTTAAATACTGTGTCTGCATATTACAAATGTGAAGGTTAGGATGCAAGTGACAGTGgatgatttatttgttttagttAGATGAtgcccttcccagcctcctTCATAAACATTGACAAAGCTGCCTTTGTTCTTTTCAGTGAGAACAGGAAGAGAATTCCCTTCAGCAGAaccatatatatgtgtatatcCTGTATGACTGTAGCTAACAAGACCTGCTCATTTTGTGGTGTtcccattttttaaagaaagctctaaagaaaagaaatccctGTATTCTCTTCAAATGTTCAAGTTCAGAATGTTGAACCGAGTAGCTGCTTCTGGAGAATGTTGGTGAAACTTGCCACTTTGTTGTCCTTATCCTTGCCTTGCCATACATTACTTGTTGTGATTgtgattaatttaatttgatgaTTGTTGTGGAAAAGAGCTAGGCAAAACCAACAGCAAGAAGGTCCTGGTGCTTATAAAGGTCATTAATCAAAAACTAAGAAGAAAGAGAACTAATCACATCTGTTTATGAGTTTCCAGCAACCTAATCCTagtgcagctcctccctgtgctttttgatacttttttttatattgttatCTCATGAGAATTTTACACATTGGCACCCAACCTGCAGTATCAAATGTTTGCTCTAGTGTTTATAAAACTTAGAAGggaaacagttttgttttcaaaaaaaacccctttgttTTGTCTTAGGAATTTTGCACAGTGAGAGGAAGTGTCATTCCAAATAGTCAAACACTGATAAATCTCTGAAAATCTCTGTTGAAGCTAAATTTGGTAGTGTTTTCAGCTTGtagttttctgtttaaaatctgGACTTTCAGGTAGTATAGGCTGATGCCTATTTTTAGCATAGTAAACCACATATTTAACTTGGTATTTTCCTGCAGAGGTTTTTTTAGGGAGCAGATGTGTTTAATTGTACCTCTCTAAATGGCCCAGCTTTCAGCTGATTATTCTCTGTTAATGCTTCCTCCTGTAATTTTAGTGATGCATTTCTGACTTTTAAATGAGATACATGTTTGTGGCCTCAATACAAGAATCTTATGTTTTGATTTGGCCATTTTCATGGGGGTTTTTTAACTGGTTCTGTTATGGTGAGTATTACATTACAGATGTACAGGGCTGGGTTGCAGAAAATTCTGACTTAGGTCTATTAGCACAGATATTGATTCAGCagctttaaatttatttatattagatagtcatttcagaaaattgaaattacagtaatttaaGATAAGGCTGAGATATGTAAATAATGAGTTTGCTCAAAAATTACTTGTTCTGATTCTCTATTTATATGCCCAAATGTAATacaaataaattgaaaaaaatccctataCCAGTACCTGCAAAAAGCGATGAATTTTTAATGCTTACCATTAATCAGGTAAATAGCCTTGCATGGGCAGAGCACCAGGAGTGGCTTGTGCTTGATTAAGAAATCTCGATGAAGAAATGCCGATCAAGAAACGACCTTTGACCAAGAAACCAATCTCTTATATTCTTTTTTAACTTACCTCTGTTGTTGTACATAGTTCTGTTTCATGTTTATTGCCgatgttttttttctattaaaagcCTGTTTGTTACCCGCTTCCTCGGCGCTGTgtgcggccgggccgggctcggtTCCCGCCCCCGTTCGTGTGCCCGGGCGGCGCTGCGCCCTCCGCCCGCCGGGGGGCGCTGGAGCGGGGCGCGGCCCGGAAGGGGCGGCGCTCCCCGCCGGGCTCTCGCCGTTCGGGCGCGGAATGGCCGCCGCCGTGTAGCGGGAGCGCCGCCGCCATGGGCCGCGAGTCCAGGTGAGGGAGCGGCGCCACTGCCTCGCCCGCTCGGGGATCGCGGCGCGCTCGGGGCTGGTGGCGCGGTGAGCGGGACAAAGGGTGGCGCGGGCTATCTCGGCCGGCTCTGTCGGGCGCGCTGAGGCCGCCGCGGCAGGGCCCGGGCCTGGAGCCGGCCCTgagggcagggccgggcacTCGGGGCTCCGGCCGGGGCCGAGGGTCCCAACACTGGGTGGGCCCGAGTTGCCGGGGCTCACCGGCACCGACCCCGGGCTCCCGGAGCACCTCCGGCCTTCTCGGGCATGTTCCAAAATGTCGTAATTAGCCACGTAGGGGGGTTAGCTTGGTTTAGATGTTCATGCTTGTGCCTTTTGTGTTTATGAACTATGG
It encodes:
- the CAMLG gene encoding guided entry of tail-anchored proteins factor CAMLG translates to MADGSAGGEPTPPGPPAGLSASQRRAELRRRKLLMNSEERINRIMGFHRPAAGKDDESHTELKLQHEQDKSNSLPIPSVSKRVVLGDSMCNVTGSTDHAGSMAELRGDKDLFAKAPELVTEGTGELRQRHRAELPSEAAARPPRHGLEQYLSRFDEALKLRNQLMSEKPSQENGSAAEEFDSFRIFRLVGCALLAVAVRAFVCKYLSIFAPFLTLQLAYMGLSKYFPKCEKKVKTTVLTAALLLSGIPAEVISRSMDTYSKMGDVFTDLCVYFFTFIFCHELTLVFGSEAP